In Camelus bactrianus isolate YW-2024 breed Bactrian camel chromosome 5, ASM4877302v1, whole genome shotgun sequence, the DNA window ATACCGCACACACTGCCAGGCCTCACCTACAGCAGAACTACTGTCTTCGCTGTAACAAAGCATCCCTAAAGTAAGACTCATTTGGGCTCTTTTGAGTCCTTGTAACGGCTGCAATCACTGGATACGAAGCACTTTTCACATTACTGAGACCACTGGTTATCAAGTTCTTGTGGCCATCAAAGACCAACGTCTCTATTAACTGGAACCCTCAGAGTGTATCAATGACCCATTCTTGGAAGGTCCAGCAAGATGTCACATAACCACAGCCTAAGTGTGTTGTCCTAAACAGAACAACAAAGCtggatgaatatatttttaaaaaattaaaaaatccacaaaatccTTTAAAGCTAAACTGTTACAGAAAATACTTTATTCATCAAGAGAGTCAATCTCAAAGCTCTATTTTTAAGCAAACTCGTTTGGGTCTTCATCACCTCACTCCCACAGCTACATGCTTGAAAGCAGCCTCTCCATCTTCTAACTCACCTAATGGCTCAGAGCAAGAGATTATTAAACaatacatgttttcttttaacttgTCTACAATGGGTAGTGATGTATTAATACCAACCCTGTGGCAAGCAGTGTTAAGAGACAAAGAGCTGATCAAATTAGAGTTAAAGACACTATACACCAGGAGAGTCAGAGACCCAATACCCAAGTTCACACATTGgaattaaaagtttattaacCGTTTGCTTTCTAGATGGTCCTCCAGATCTGCTGGGAAACACCAAAGAGCCTTAAAACTGAAGGTGCTGACAAGTACCTGCTCAAGACCATCCACTGTGGCGTTAGCTTTGTCATCATCAACACCAACGTACAAGGGCTCCTTTTTCAGAGAAATCCTCGCCAGGTCTTCAACCTTCCGCGTTTGTGTGGCAGAAAAGAGCATGGTCTGTCTGCGTGCTGAAACACACCCGTATAAAAATAACCTCAATCTTTCAGGGTCTCTTTAGAATCGATTCATAACCAAAATGTTCCAAGAATCATCAGGGACGAGAGATGTGGTATCATTGCAGATAGTAAGAAAAAATATCACCAACAACTTTCTGGCTATAAATCTGACAACTGAGATAAAATGGACAATTTCCTTgaaaaagaaactgttaaagcTCACTCAAAAACAAACAGCCTGAACAGCCTTGTATCTTATTAAAGAAATTATGGTTAAAATCTTCACATAAAGACTCCAGCCCCAATGGCCTCtgctggtgaattctatcaaacattttaggaagaaatattTCCAGTACTTCATAAACTCTCCAGGACACTGTAAAGTGCTAACTCACCAACTCACACTTTTAACACAATTTTAGCGAAGCGAGTCCAGAAATACATATAAAGGATAATGCATCATGACCAAGAGGAGTTTATTCAGGAATGCAGGTTGGTTACAGGTTTAAAAATTAACCAGTATAATCTGCCATATTAACAGACtagaaatttaacatttatttctcatttaagaAAAGTCTCAgcaaaactaggaatagaaaggatCATCCTCAGTCTGAGAAAGAGCATCTaccaaaaacctacagctaatgtCACCCTTAACGGTGAAGACCAAATGCTTTCCCGCCTAAGACTGGGAATAAGACAACACTGTCTTCTCTTGCCAGTTCTATTCAGTACTGTTCGGGGGGTTCTGGCCAGTGCAGTCAGGCAAGGAGACAATTAAGtggagaattttatttatttttttatttgtagatgacatgattgtctctACAGAAAATCTAACAACTAGCTGCATTTGGAGGGTCCTACTGGACAACCCAGTTGGATATAGCAGTAAGTAACTTCCTGGATAAAAAACAATATGCGAAAATCaactgtatttgtatatataagcCACgaacattttgaaattaaaattttaatgaaagatttagggataaatctaacaaaagacatgaaaaaatctgtacactgaaaactctGGACCACTGCTGAGCGAAATCAGGGAGCTAACAAATGAAGATACACCTCATCCATGTGCTGAATGGGTCAATGCTGTCTCTTAACGATGATCTGCATTCAGCACAATCCCAACCGAGCCCCTGAAAGTGCAGAGACTGACGCACTGGCTCTGAAATTCACACAGATATGCAGAAGATAAGAACAGCCaacataattttgaaaatgaacaaagctgGGGGGTCACATTGCCTAATTTCAAGACATACTAGGAAGAACCAGAGCTTCTATACACCGCTGACAGGAATGGAGAACGGCACCAGACAAACACACACCAGCCCCTCCACTCCTAGGTAATTACCCTACAGTACGGGGAACACATGCCCGTGAGAAGAGCTGTAgatgaatgttcacagcaactttCCTTACAGCAGCTAAAACTGTAAATGACACAACCGTACATCAGCAGTTAAATGGATCAATAAACAAGCTGTGGCACATTTATGTACTAGAACGCACTGAGGAATAAAGCAAAGAACCACTCATACGTGGAATGGCACGGGTCAGTCACAGAAGCATTAGCTGAGCACAAGGAGCCAGACAAAAGGAGAGTCATACTGTATGGGTCCATCCACAGAAATCCCTGGACACCGTGACCCAGgctgacagaaagcagatggacGGTCTCCTGTGGGAGAGACACGAGGAGCTGTCGGAAGCGGTGACGGCGCTGCCGCTGAGAGTCACAGGGAGGAGTTAAGAAGGCACACAAAGAAACTTCGCAGGGGAATGGAAAAGTCTGCTGAACTGACTGCGGTGATGGTTTCAAGGAGTAAACAGGCCAACACCCACAAAATCGTGTATTTAAAGTAGGTACGGATTATAcagtcaatcatacctcaataaagcatTAAAACCACATACTGCACTGAACCATGGTCTTATTACAGCTATAAGCAGCTTATAATGCTGCAAGGGCTATAGCCACGGTATAATGCAAACGTAACAGAAGGCAATGGTCAACAGCCACCTGGGAGATGAGGGAAGAGAAAGTAAGATGAGAGTGGAATGAGACGTACGTTAGGACTGCTTGACTTGCACTGTAACCGTTCATAGAGCAAAACCGCTGTATTAAGTTGCTAATAAGACTGGCGCTTGAATTGCAAACTACCTCTAAGGTTGACTGGCACCACTACTCGGCTATATTAGAATTCTGGCATTAATAGTTCTCATATAGGAAAAACTCTCACCTATTGCCAACAGCTATTTGCAACCCACGTGCAGATGCTACCTACTTACTTGGCAGAAGTTTAATAATTTGCTTTAATTCCTCTTCGAACCCAACATCCAAGATACGATCAGCCTCATCAATAACCAGACACTGTAGGTTTTTATACATAAACCCCGGGGTGTTCTAACAAGACAAAGGACAAGGAACAACTGTTAGCCGTCAAGTGTATGTTTCACACGAGACAAAAGACGGGCACTACAGACAGCGTCCTCTCACCTGCATGTGGTCCAGCAGACGGCCTGGCGTGGCCACAATGATGTTGATCCCATTGGCAAGTTTCTGTGCTTCGGCAGACCTGTTACTGCCGCCCATTATTAACCCGTATGTGTGAACGTGGTGTGTCATCAGCTCTTTAAGAACACCGAAAGTCTGCATGGCCAGCTCCCTGGTAGGTGAGAGAATCAGGACTCCTGTTCCTAGAAAGCAAACAATGATTCCGGTGAAAGTCAAACTGCGGTCATCACCATGAGTCCATTAAGAGCTCCAGTGAGACACTGGCAGAGACAATCGGACCACGGGCTTACCATTCCTGGGCATGAACTTCAACTTCACAATGAGTTCAACTGCGGGGATAAGAAATGCCAGAGTTTTgccactgcctgtttttgcagCTGCTAGAAGATCCCTACAcgttaaaaaggaaaaggagagagacgCTCAGTCTACTTACAAGTATTTACTGACTGCCCACCACGTGCCGTCACACACGCAGCAGGCACCAAGCCTAGATCGTAACAAGAACAAAGTCCCTAACTTCTCAATTGCTGAAATCAAATATGTAGGTCAAACACTTAACTCAGAAGTAAGAATTGTGCTAAAAGCAAAAGTCAACACTTATCTCCAAATCTCGGTAAATAACCTAAAACCTATAATGAAGGCTGGATATATTACCCAACACAGTCCAAAACCAACAGAACACACTGGTATTTTCTTTCCAAAGTACGAGCACTAAAAACAGACACTAATGGCTGAACCTCAATGTTAATCATACCTGCCTTCCAGAAGCGGTCTGATACTTTTATGTTGAATTTCAGTCATGTTTGTGAAGCCCATTTCTTTTATTGCCTTCAGAGTGTTCTCATTAACAAGATTAGATAGCGAAGCAAATGAAGTATCCTCAAAAGCTCctaaaaagatcatttctcattAGCAAATTTAGCTTCTCTCCATAGCGAGCCTGCTCTAGTTACCCACACGAGTTCTGCTGAGGGGAAAGCCTTGCTGGGCTGGTGTCTAGCTTAGAAAAGCTTCTTCCAGTAAGAAAAGACAAAACCCCAGCCATTACCATATAGCACCAAGATAAAGACCCCACACTTTCGAAGCCTCTCCACTGCTGATGGCTGTGGGACTCAAAGCCCAGAGCCCACACTGTAACAAAATCataagggaaggagaggaggtaCCATCAAGGGACTTGCATGGAATGAACATGTcaaggcggggtgggggtggggatgggagtgcAGGGGGAGAGTTCAGAGAGGAATGATATGTTTATGTTCTGTGGCATCTctgacctctacccactagatgccagaaACCCGCCTCCAGTTCTGACAACCAGACATGCTGGCTGCCAACCCTCAGTTTGCCGGGGACAGAGGAGGTTTACAGGATGCAGGACTTTGAATGCTTAACTGAGATGAGCTGGTCACCCTACCTGGGAGGCAAAACtgccctggttgagaaccactgccataACCTCTGCAACTGCGATTAAAGCAAGTCTCAATATTTCAACAAACCAAAAACTCCAACCAAACAACTTGAGTAAAGTCCAGACATTCCTGGTTGGAGCAACTGATTCTGGTCTAAACTCTTGACTTTTTATTGTAAAGAAACAGAGGCCAAAGGAGGTGACCCTGGCACAAGCCCCTCCGTGACGTTAATTCCATCCCTCTCTTTACTAACCGAACCAGTGTTAAACCTCTGCTCTCCAGCTTCCAGGCCAGTGATCTTCCCACTACAGCGTGGAATGAGCCTGAGAAAGTGGCAAACcaaaggaacagaggaaggacCCCAAGAGCTGTTTGGGcgtatgttaaaatatttagtgttaggaataaagaaaaaggaaaaatagagaaagaaaccATCAGAACAAAGGCACACAGAATGGAAGACAAAAAGCAGCACTTGGATGTAAAATCATTTCCTGTCAATGCTTGTTTTTTCCAGGTAAATCAAATATCACCACTGAACCTCCAAACTGCACAACCCAGGGAGGCGTGACACTCTAGAAAATGCCCTGAAAGTTACCTGTCAgtcccaggggcaggctgggcACCTCGCTGCCATTGTCCCCGTCCTCTGGcttctccacactgtcttctgTTTCCTCAGGAGCCTGGCCATTGTCTTCAGAGTCTCCTTTGTcttcagtttttgcttttttagtaTCTTTGGTTTAAAAGACAAagccccccccccattttttcttaaaataaaaataccaaatgagaTCACAGAATAAAAGATGTATGATGCAAACAGCCGGATATGCAAAAGCTTAACACATTTCCAGTTTTAATTTGCCAAGAATCTCTTCTTCATGATTAAAAATTTGGTTACATTAAAAAACCTGGGGGGACATGTAGGCTtgccaacaaaactttatttttaaggctTCTTAATATATTACACCATCTTAAGCAACCAAGAAATTCTTTCATAAGCTGAACTAAACTATTTAAGTATACTCATCACACCCAAGTCTATAAACTTCACTGAGGAAAAAATTCAAGGGtatgtgattaattttttttaaaaaactcataacAAGCATCAATTTTTCCTCCTACTCTATTAAACATAGTTTCTAtaaaagctaatttttaaaaaaagatgaacagaaaCACCAAAGACTCTTCATGTTACCAGAGATAAACCTCAAAGCCAAGCACGACAATCTACTTAGCTGGACAGAAACTGGCCTGTTCCCCGAATGTCAGCAGTtggggggaggaaagggaaggccGGATGGCTTTTTATTTGGACATTCACAACTTTCATGACATAGTCGTCTAAGTTACCTTTCCAGAGACAAACCGTCACACTCTTAAGTGTTCCACTCTGGGTCAAATGGGTCAGCCACCATGCTGGGGCTTCCATACCTTTACGGCATTAGTGATGTTAGTCAGAAGAGAACTGACTTACACCAGAACTCAGGACTCTCCGTAGCCCAGGACTGGCCTCTTCCTTGGGCCTTACCACCACCCTCCTGGGAGATGGTCAACTCTGCGAGACCCACACGTTCAAAGGCCACAGGTATCATCAGCTGGTCACTCAAAGGTTCCCAATAGGAGTTAAACTCCCAGCCCTGTACTATCATTCCCTTAGGCACACTCAGAACAAGATTCTTAAAGGCACTAATAATTCTAGAATAGGGTTACAATCACTTTAAATCAAAACCGTAATGACAAATCCTTATGCTTTTCTCTATCTTGTTTCACTGTTTCTTTAAACAATTTCTCATAACTTCCAGGTGTGCTATAGCATATAGGCAGCAAACAGACAGCCATGCATGTTTGGAAAATTCAGAGCTCTTTTCTAAATGAAACCTTTATTTCAGATAGGAGCTGAATAGATATGCTAACCCAGGtgctggcaaactttttctttaagggGCCAAATAACCATTTTAGTCTTTGCAGGCCATGGGGTCTCTGTCACCACAAAGGACAAGTAGACAAATGGGCACTGCggtgttccaataaagctttatttgcaAAAACAGCCAAAAAGGCGGACTAGTCTGCTGACACCTGTTCTATCCTCTCTGGAAATCTCTGCTTGCTCACATCTCAGTTAAGATGCCTACTCTTTCACCTAAGCTTATTCATATCCAAACATCTTCCGAAACAATACAGCGCCGCTGCCCCCCACTCAGCCCCAACACTATCCTGGCCATTCTACTCGCTTGGAAATTAAAGTTCCGTTTATTCAGACGTCTTCTAACTGCTAGTTATACATCTTGcgtatccaaattaaaacaaagtcTCCTTTCAAAGGCAGAAATTTATAGGAAAAAGAAATGGGGCAAAATACAGGTAAATGCAAAGTCCTTTGATCCATAAGGACCCAAGAAGATAGATCTTACCATCAACCAAGATTTCTTCCATGACAGCAACCCACAACTCTCTCTGCAAATACGTAAACCTAAAATCCTACATCATAGTATGTGCTGTTCATCACAAAAGCCCAGTTAACTGCCAAAAAGAGCACATTTCTGTCATTCTAAGGAGATTCTTATTTAAGAGCGAGGTTTTCTTCAAGGTTGTTAGACATGACATGTCACTAGGTAACTTGAGAAAACTTAAAATGCACCCCCACCAACGCTTCCTTTAGCTACCAGACTAGTTTCCAGTACGCCCGTGAGTATGGCGGAGTCTTGCACGTGATCTGGACAAAGTAACAGAGGAAAGGCAGAAAGATAAGTATAAAACACTGAATGGCTTAAGTTCAAAGCAAACAAAGCACGTACCAGGGCCAGCATCAtccaccatttttctctttttcttcttcttcttttttgaatCTGAATTGGGAGACTGCATCGCTGCTTCCTCACTGGTCAGTATGGTAGATTCCTTGGAggattttttaacttttacttttccCACTGTTTCTTTAGCTACATCTCCATTTTGGGCTTCTGACAAGCCTGCATTCACAGACGATTTCATggattttttaacttttccaacTCCTACTGCTTCTTTAGATATGTCTCCATTTGGGGTTACTGTCAAGCCCTCATTCATAGACTGTTTCAGggattttttaacttttctaccACCTACTGTTTCTTTAGATACATCTCCATTTTGAGCTTCTGACAAGCCCACATTCATAGACTGTTTTAAAGACTTCTTAACTTTTCCACCTCCCACTGTTTCTTCAGACACAtctccattttgagtttctgaaAGGCTCACACTGGAGGCCCCTGttaagaaacagaacacacacTGTGACAAAGGAGAGATTTACTTAAAAACACTAGAATCCCAAATGAGAAATTTCATGGCTACCAGGACTGAAATGATTTAACTTTTTACTTC includes these proteins:
- the DDX18 gene encoding ATP-dependent RNA helicase DDX18, which produces MSHLPMKLLRKKIEKRNLKLRQRNLKLQGASSVSLSETQNGDVSEETVGGGKVKKSLKQSMNVGLSEAQNGDVSKETVGGRKVKKSLKQSMNEGLTVTPNGDISKEAVGVGKVKKSMKSSVNAGLSEAQNGDVAKETVGKVKVKKSSKESTILTSEEAAMQSPNSDSKKKKKKKRKMVDDAGPDTKKAKTEDKGDSEDNGQAPEETEDSVEKPEDGDNGSEVPSLPLGLTGAFEDTSFASLSNLVNENTLKAIKEMGFTNMTEIQHKSIRPLLEGRDLLAAAKTGSGKTLAFLIPAVELIVKLKFMPRNGTGVLILSPTRELAMQTFGVLKELMTHHVHTYGLIMGGSNRSAEAQKLANGINIIVATPGRLLDHMQNTPGFMYKNLQCLVIDEADRILDVGFEEELKQIIKLLPTRRQTMLFSATQTRKVEDLARISLKKEPLYVGVDDDKANATVDGLEQGYVICPSEKRFLLLFTFLKKNRKKKLMVFFSSCMSVKYHYELLNYIDLPVLAIHGRQKQNKRTTTFFQFCNADSGTLLCTDVAARGLDIPEVDWIVQYDPPDDPKEYIHRVGRTARGLNGRGHALLILRPEELGFLRYLKQSKVPLSEFEFSWSKISDIQSQLEKLIEKNYFLHKSAQEAYKSYIRAYDSHSLKQIFNVNNLNLPQVALSFGFKVPPFVDLNVNSNDGKLKKRGGGGGFGYQKAKKVEKSKIFKHISKKPSDRRQFSH